In the genome of Flavobacteriaceae bacterium YJPT1-3, the window ATGCCCGTCGGGTCAAATTCGTTCCCGGAAAGAAGATCGTGACCGGCTTTGTCAATATGTACATTGCGGATGTTCCTACCCCTCTGGGACTGCCCTTCGCCTACTTTCCCATGGAAAAAGAAACCAGTGTCTCCGGTTTTATACCTCCTTCTCCAGGAGAAAGTGCAGAGCGTGGCTATTTTCTACAAAATGGCGGATATTACTTCGCTCTAGGCCCGTATTTGGATCTGACCGCAGTAGGAAGTTATTACACCAACGGGAGTTATGACCTGCGCGGTGATGTCAATTATAAAAAACGGTATCGCTTTAATGGAAATCTAAGTGTGCAGTATCAACGCTTATTGGCCGGAGAACGGGGTCTGGAAGGGTTTAGTGAGTCTCAGGTGTACAATTTGCGTTGGTCCCATTCACAAGACACCAAGTCGAGTCCGAATTCCCGATTTTCAGCTTCGGTCAACCTGGGGAGTAGTGACTTTTATCAGGAGTCTCTGAATCAGGTCAACACAGGAAATTTCCTGAATAACTCCTTCCAATCGTCCATTTCTTACTCCAAAACCTTTAGAGGCTATCCCCAAGTGAACCTCTCGCTTACCGCTACGCATTCACAAAATACCAGAACGCAGCAGATCAATATGACCTTGCCCACCGCAGTGGTGAATGTCGAGCGGGTGTTCCCCTTCGCTCCCAAGGCCGGTACTAAAAAAGGAGCCTTGCAAAATATCAATGTGAATTATCAGTTTCGCGGGGACAACCGCTTCACTACCACCGATAGCCTGTTCTTTACTCCCCAAATGTTCAGAGATGCCGAGTTGGGCATGCAGCACACCATACCCATCAGCACCAACTTCAAGATCCTCAAGTATTTTAGTGCTACGGTCAGCGCCAACTATCAGGAATCCTGGGTATTTAAGACCATTGATCAGTCGTACAATCCGGAAGCCCCTAATGGAGTACAACGGGATACCATTCGTGGGTTTGACGCTTTTCGTACCTATAATCTTAGCGCCAGTTTGGGGACAACCATCTACGGCCGGGTAGATTTTGGGAGTGATAAGAAAATACAGACGATCAGGCATGTGATGCGACCCTCCATTTCCTATGGATACACCCCTGCCTTCGATCAATTTTACGATACTTACCTGCGTCCGGACCCTAATGATCCCCTGGCGACGGATTTAACCTTTGAGGAAGAATTTACCCGTTTTCAGGGTGGTTTCTTCTCCCCTCCGGGAAATCAAGTCTCCAATAGTCTGGGTTTTCAGCTCAGTAATGTTATTGAGGCTAAAGTGAGGGATAAGGACAGCACCAAATTAGAACCTAGAAAGATTACCTTACTGAACAATTTCACCATTTCTTCACGCTACAATTTTGCTGCCGACAGTTTAAAGCTTTCACCAATTTCCGTTCGAGGAAATATTCCGGTCATCCAGAATAAATTGGATGTCAATTTCAGCGCCGGTCTAGATCTTTATGCGCTCAATAGTGCCAATAGGAGGATTGACCGACTCAACATCAACAATGGAGGAAGCCTATTTCGATTGACCAATGCGGCCGCCAATTTTGGTTATTCGTTCAGCAGCAAAGATTTTGAGGGAAAGGGAAAAAATGACGATCCTACCGAGAATGAGACTTTTCGAAACGGAGGAAGACAGGACGACCTTTTTGGGACAGGCCTAGATATAACGGGGCAAAACCTATTTACTGATGATAAAGAGGAAGACCGGGAACCCTTGCGCCCGGATCTGTACAACTTTAAAATCCCCTGGAATATCCGACTTTCCTACAATGTCAATTACGGCAATACGCGTCGTGAGGATGAAATTACCTCCCATTCCATTATGTTTAGTGGAAATGTAGAATTGGGACCGCGATGGACCGTTGGTTTTTCCAGCGGGTATGACCTTGTAAATCCAGGATTTACCTTTACGCAATTGCGGTTTGCCCGAGATCTAGAAAGCTGGAATATGAATTTTACCTGGGTTCCCTTCAGTCAGCGAGCATCCTGGAATTTCTTTATCGGGATCAGTTCCAGCGCCCTGAGCGACATTAAGTACGACAAACGACGAGCGCCCGATGAGCGCCTTTAATCCATTAATACAAGACAATCATGAAGAAAATCATTACCAGCCCTGATGCTCCAGCCCCCATTGGCCCTTACAATCAAGCCGTACTGAGCGGCAACACCCTTTACTGTTCCGGCCAGGTGGCCTTCGATCCAAAAACGATGGAACTGGTGCAGGATTCTATTGCTAAAGAGACCCAACAGGTCATGAAAAATTTGAAGGCTGTACTCGCTGCAGCCGATATGGATTTTGAGCATGTGGTAAAAACCTCCATATTTCTGAGTAGCATGGAAGATTTCACGGAAGTGAACAAGGTGTATGCCACCTATTTCAACGAAAAAACCGCTCCTGCTCGAGAAACGGTTGAAGTTGCTAACTTACCGAAATACGTGAACGTAGAAATCTCTATGATCGCGGTAAAGGACTGATCAGGCCATCAAGAAGTTCTTGTGGTAGGCGACCAATCCATCGATGGGTCGCTTTAATATTTTCCCGACTTCCAGGTCGTAAGTGGCCATGATCTTGCGCAACTCATCCTGGAGATAAAAGGCGATTGATCCCACAAAATGCACTGGTACCACTTTGGCCTGATCAAATTGCAGGATTTGATTTTCGATAAAAAGTCGTAATCCTTTTTCGATCAATCCCTGACAATATTCATACTCTTTATGGGTGATCAGGAACTTGGCGAACTGGGCCAGGTAGGTGTTGGGATTCGGTTTTTTGTAGAGGTGATTTTTTATGCTCTCCGCTGTTAAATCGTAGTTCTTGGCAAACTCATAAGCGATGTCCTTAGGGATTTTATTAAAGTGAAAATCCCGCAATAGTTGACGTCCGAAGTAGTTTCCACTCGCGTCATCCATCAAAATATAGCCCAGAGAAGTTACTTTTTGCTCAATTTGCTCACCGTCAAAAAAACTACAGTTAGAACCTGTACCCAAAATACTTACGATGGCCGGAGACCCTTTCTCTGTAGTCGCGTACAAGGCTGCATAAGTGTCTTCTTTGATGTTGATTTGCAGCGCCTTATCAAAAAACTCTTCAAAGAGTTCATGCAATAGTTCTCTGGGTTTAACGGTACCACAACCGGCGCCATAGAAGTGTACATGAGTAGCCTCATGACGATGCTTGTAGAGTTCATAATTGTTAATCATGCGCTCATGCAAAATCTCGCGTGTCAACACCTGAGGATTCAAACCCAAGGTTTGGGTTTGAAACACCTCTTCTCCGTCATCATTCAACGCAATCCAATCCGTTTTGGTGGATCCGCTATCTACTATCAGTTGCATAATAGGCTGTATCTATGAAACAAAACTAAACCGCTGCTTCAGTGGTCTGAAGCAGCCGGTTAACACTTCTATTAAAGCGAATTTACTTTCTCAGCCAGGTCGACCAATTTATTGGAATATCCAAATTCATTGTCATACCAGGAAACCAATTTAAAGAACTTAGAATTCAGTTCAATAGAGGCATCAGCATCGAAAACGCTTGTTCTTGGGTCGCTGACAAAGTCTTGAGAAACCACCTTTTCATCAGTGTATCCAAGTATTCCTTTCATGCTGCCATTGGCGGCTTCCTGAAAGGCCTTTTTGATTTCTTCTAAGGAAGTTTCTTTCTCTGTGCGTACCGTTAAATCAACCACAGACACATCTGCGGTAGGCACGCGAAAGGCCATACCAGTAAGTTTTCCATCTACAGAGGGCATCACCTTACCTACCGCCTTCGCTGCTCCCGTTGAAGCAGGAATGATGTTGACCAGTGCGCTTCGTCCTCCTCGGTAATCCTTCTTGGAAGGTCCGTCTACGGTTAATTGAGTCGCAGTAGTGGCGTGGATGGTGGTCATGAGTCCTTCGTCAATTCCCCAGTTGTCATTAACTACCTTAGCCAAAGGAGCCAGGCAATTGGTGGTACACGAGGCGTTGGATACGATTTTGTGATCAGCGGTCAATTTATCATCATTTACGCCCATGACAAACATGGGAGCATCCTTGGACGGAGCAGAGATCACTACTTTTTTAGCCCCGGCCTGAATATGATAATCAGCTGATTCCAGCGTAGTGAATATACCGGTACACTCAGCGACTACGTCAGCACCTGCCTCGTCCCACTTCAAATTTCGCGGATCGCGCTCAGCCGTGATACGAATGGTCTTTCCATCAACTACCAAATGACCGTCTTTTACTTCGACCGTTCCGTCGAAACGACCGTGTACCGAATCGTATTTCAGCAAGTAAGCGAGGTGTTCTACATCCAGCAGATCATTGATTGCTACTACGTCTACATTATCTCGTTTGACCGTTGCACGAAAAACTATACGTCCAATGCGTCCAAAACCGTTAATTCCTAATTTTAAATTTCCCATTACTTCTTTTTATAGTTGGTTATGTGCTCATAATTTCTGAGACACGTATCAATTCTTTATTAATTTTTGATTGGCCTTTAATGGCCTTGGCCAAAGGATACAGCACCATTTTATCGTGCTGTGTTCCGACCATATAATTGCTTTGTCCTTCCATGAGCGATTCAACAGCCTTAACGCCCATTCGACTCGCCAGAACACGGTCATAACAGGTAGGAGATCCTCCTCGCTGCATATGGCCAAGAACGGATACGCGAACGTCGTATTCTCCCATGTGCTCGTCTACATAGTCTTTGAGTTCGAAAACACTCTTTCCGATCTTATCACCTTCTGCGACGACAACAATACTGGATGTTTTACCGCTTTTTTTACTCCGGTTGAGTGATTCAACCAGGCGATCGAGGCCCATATCTTCCTCAGGGATCAAAATTTCTTCGGCTCCGGCGCCCACCCCGGCGTTTAAAGCGATATGGCCTACATCTCTACCCATCACCTCAACAAAGAATAAACGGTTGTGAGAACTGGCTGTATCTCTAATTTTATCAATCGCTTCTATGGCCGTATTGAGGGCCGTATCGTAGCCGAGAGTTCGATCTGTACCGTTGATGTCGTTATCAATGGTTCCCGGTATACCGATCACTGGAAAGTTGTATTCGTTATTGAAGATCAAGCCTCCGGTAAAGGTTCCGTCCCCTCCAATCAATACTAAAGCGTCAATTCCTGCTTCAATCAGTTTATCATAGGCCTTTTTCCGACCTTCCTTAGTGCGGAATTCTTCCGAACGAGCAGATTTTAAAATGGTTCCTCCACGATTAATGATGGCGCGTACGCTACGAGCATCTTTGGGCTCAAAATCCCCTTCAATCAAACCTTCGTAGCCGCGATAAATTCCATAACATTCAAGCTTGTGATAGGCACAGGTACGCACCACACTCCGTATGGCTGCATTCATCCCGGGAGAGTCTCCACCGGAAGTCAGGACCCCAATGCGTTTGATTTTTGAATCCATTTTGGTTACTATTAAATTTAAAAGTAACAATCTTAAAGCTACTATACATCGATTTATAAGACTTTAAGAATTTCAAACGTTTTCGGTTAATAAATTCTCGAAAAGATGCCGTTTTATATGCTCGAATTGAGCACATTCATAATTTTTACAGCAGAGATAAGGAGCTTATCCCAGTAGAAGTCGATAACCAAAAAAAGATGAAGTACGACTAATTAAAATCGCGATCAGAAGGTGGAGGTGCAGAATCCGGGATCACAAATTGACCGTTGCGCAACTCGGCCTCGACCTCTTCTGCTTTCCCTTGAAATATTTTCCGGACCAGTTCTTTGAAATTATTGAAGTCTACCGAGTAGGATATCGCCACCCCCTGAGTGTAGCCATCCGGTTCTCCAAAGAATTGAACATCGGTCTGGCGATTGAATACCTTGGCCCGCAGCGAACCGTCTTCATTGAGCAGAAAATCAACCTCAACGTCACCAACGACTGCCGATTCGCTGACTCCTCCGGTGGGTACCCCTACCTTCCCGTTGATCAATACGCGGTTTGAAATCTGAGTAGAAAGCGTAAAGCCAACCCTTCCTGTCGTTTGCAGGTTGGGCGAATTATCCCCCTGCACAATGTCCAGTCCGATATCGAACTTGCCGTCTTCGTCAGAAAACAGATCATTGAAGATTCCCGAGGCACTTTCCAATAAGTTCCCGGCAATGGCGGCCTGGGTATTGACTTGAGATTCACTAAAGAATCGACCTTGCGAGACCAGCGAAATGGCCTGGATCTCCCGGGTAGCTCGGTCGTTTAGTCGATAATCCAATTCAGAGGAAACCAAAGAGCTCGTTCCCGGAAACTCAAAATCAAAAGTAATGTCCGGTTGGATCAACTCCCCATCCAGATTGATGATCACATTCACCGGGATCTCCCTGTTGATCTCTCTGTTCTCCAGCAGAATGGAGGGGTTAGCACGTGCAGCGTAGACCGCACTGAGGTCTAGTAAAGCCCGGGCCGGATCGCCGTTCCAGGCGATGCTGCCCAAAGGCACCACTTCAAAGTCTTTTTGCACGATACCCCCGTATCTGAAATTAAAAGTTCCATCGTACACCACATATTCTCCAAACATATCGAACTTACCATTGGTGTTGATCGCTATATTCAGGAGTCCCACACCACGGCCGGTCAATCTACTACCGTCAATATCGATCTCGATGAGGGCGTCCTGGTCGACGTCCAGGTCAAAATTCAGGGAAAGGGCCTTATTCTCTTCGGGTACAAAATCTTCTCCGGCCAGGCGAGCTTCTTTTTCTTCCGGACTTAGAAATCGGATGACGGAGCTGTCCCCAATGGTTTCTGTATCGTCCAGAGGGATCTTAAATACCGTTCCCGTTTCCGTTTCTGCTACAACATCGATGGTCAATTCATCCACCGGCCCGTAAATATCGGCTTCACCGCTGATGAAGGCCGTACCGTAATAGAGCGCATCTTCCTCTTTCTCCGTATCCAGTACCAATAATCGAGTGGTCGCTATATCCAAATCCAATCGCCAATCAGAGAAACCGTTATGTGAGATCACGCCCTGAAATTGACCTTCTGTATTGTACTTGGTATCGACTAGGGTGGAGCGATTGAAGATAAACTTCTGTTCGTCCAGAGTGATTCTCGCTACCCCTTTGAAGCGGTAATCCGTGTCCAAATAGGGAATACCCAGTCCGGCTTCTGTAAGTACCATGGAGCCTTTGAAATCGGGATTCTTGTAATTTCCACTCACTGTCGCACGACCACTGGCAAATCCCCTTAAATTACTTAGGACGTCGCCACCCAACGGACTGAAGGCTGCCAGCTTCAAATCCTTCATGCGTAAGTCCAGATTGATGGAGGGATTCTGCTGATCGACGTTGATATTTCCTTTGGCAGAAAGTGCTCGAACGTCCCCATTGATCAATTGTGTATCTACCGTATAATTAGTCAGACTTTCATTACCCTTAATCTTTAGGTCTAGATCCCCCATTTCCACATCATTCACACGTAGGTTCGATATGGTCACCTCCGAATTGGGATAATAGGCTCCGTCTTGTTGCAGGAGGTCCAATTGACCGTTAACACGACCGTTGAAACGAAGACTATCAATATCCGGAGTGATATTGCCCAGGGCAACGTTATCAAATTGAGCGCTTAGATTTTTGTAGGTACTGTCTCTCACTTGCCCCTTCAGCGCGATCTGCTGATTGCGGTAACGAAAGACAATATCTTCAATGGCAATATCATTGAAATTATTATCAAAGATCAATTTGTTCTTGGCGTTGTTGTTGGCATTGAGCACCCATTCTTTTTCTTTGAATTCAATCGTCGACCTTTTAAAGCCCAGCACCGAATTATTGTCTTCATTAATGGTGTGGTACAAGCTTAGTTCAAACTGATCATCATTATCTTTCCCGCCGGTGAATTCAGACCGCATAAAGAGCGTATCTCGCAGGGTAACATTGATCAAATTAAAATCAGACAGCGCATAAAAGCCGGTATTCACGCTATCCGCAGCGATATAGGTATTGAATAAAGGGTTTTTGTTATCTACCCGAACATCGATTTTTTGAGCGAGTATCCCAAAGGCATCAATCTCTGGTGAGCGAAAGGTAAGTTTGAACTCAGAATCATCAGAAACGACGCTTCCGCGAATGAAGGTATTGGGTTCAAACTGGATCTCAGGAACAAAGACCTCAACGATCTTGTTGTAGATCTGGAAGTCAAACTCCATAAACTGATCGGTCGTGAGTTTGGTGGGTTCGTAATTCGTGTACAAACTACCGATAGCATTTCTAAATAAAGGATAGATATCTCCCACCTTAAAATTACCGACGACCTCACCAGAAACGATGTCCGGAGAATTGATGGTGATGGTACGAATTTCATTGCTGAAACTAGAGGTGACCTTAAAATCTTTAAAGTAGTAATCATCATTTTTGTTGGTAAAGGAAGCCTCGATAAATTCTACCACCCCCACGGCATCATCCAGATCGGTTCCGCGCAGGTCCATCAGTACGGTCCCTTTAAGCACAGCCAGACTGTCATCTATAAAGTTCAACGCAGCCAGGTCCAAATAGTCTACTTCTGCAGTAAAATCATAGGTGTTTACTGCAGACGAGGCATCCACCAGTCCCTTAAAATCGAGCCTTACATTTTCATCATCGATCACCAGATCTCCATTGAACTTGGGCGCGGCCAGGCTACCGGAAAGCGTGATGTTTTTGTAGGTGTAATTGTTATACGTCAAACTGGAAATAGCCCCTTGAATTTCAGTATTCACCTGCTCTTGGGTGAACCCCCTACCGTTGACCTCTACATCTAGGGTGGCTTTACCCAATTTAGGATCATTGGCTAATTTGCCCAGATCAAAATCGTCCAAAATAATCTGCCCCAAGTAGGTGGCCCGATCGACCTCAGAGAAATTGGTCAATTCCAGATCGAGATCCCCATTTCCGATAGAGGTTGAGATTCGGGAGAAGGTCGATAAATTACGTGCAGTCAGCGTAGTCGCCCCTGTCATGTTAACCGCTCCCAACCGGGCGAGTTCTTCAGGCAGGCTTTTACCCAAAAGATTAGGTAACAAACGGGCCAGATCGATATAGCGGGTTTGCAATTGGCTGTGATCGGCGATGATCAGAAAATCTCCGGTTTCCCCCAAGATATTTTCAAACTTAAATTCACCTTGTATCCTACTGCTGTTAAAAGCATTCAGGTCCAGATTAGAGACCACAAAATCATTGAGGGTCCCATTCAGATCGCCGGTAAAACTAAGCGTACCCTGATTGCCAAATTCCGCATAGAGCAAATTGAGATCGGCTAAATCCAATTCCGCTTTCGCGAAAGCAAAGTCGAAAACAACCCGGTTATTAAAATCCTCAAAAGCGTTGTCTTCCGTATTCAGAGTCACCCCGCCTTCGATCAGGGATCCGTCTGTTTTGAGGATCATTTCCTCCAGGCTTATTTCCTTGGAGTCATAATAAAAATCTCCTTCCAGGGAGCGAATGTAATAGCCTCGTTTGGCTTCAAACGCCAGGTTATCAATTTGAGTAGTGATGACCTCGTCCAGCAAGGAGAAGTCCGATACCGTCGCATCGAGATTTCGAAAATCGACCACCTCCGGGTTGTCCAGGTTTTCATCCGTATATCGGAAACGCGAATTGGCTAAGCTGATCTCTGTCGCAGTAAGTTCGAAGGGTTTAGTAGAAGGGGTTCCAGAATCAAAAGCCTGGGTAAATACGTAAAGATTGTCGTGAGGTTCCTCTTGGTAACGTTTAATGAAAAAGCGCGCTTTGTTAATGCCGACATCTCCAAGATTGAGATCACCCTGTATCAGGCTCCGTACGCTGAGTAAACTGGCACTTACTTGTCCGGCATAAATCAGGGTATCCTGGTGATGATCTTCTATATACACTCCCTTGATGTCTAGATCACCATCGTAGCGCAGCCCAATTCGATCGATATTGATCGAAACGCCAAAATCCTCATTGATGCGCTGGGTTACTTTTTTGGCAATAGACGTTTGTACTGCAGGAATGGATAAGACGACAAACAGTATAATAAAAAACACTACCAGGAAGAGTAGTGTTCTTCGCAATATTTTCCAGAATTTCTTGATAGTGACTTATGTTTTACCTTTGAACGTCTTAACCTACGGTAAAGGTAGCAATCTTTATGCCTCAATGATATTATGGCTCAAAAAAATGTTTATATCCTGGCGATAGAATCTTCCTGTGACGATACGGCGGCAGCGGTGTTGGTCAATGGAAAAACCCGATCGAATATCGTAGCCAATCAAAAGATTCACGAACAGTATGGCGGAGTGGTTCCTGAACTTGCTTCCCGTGCTCATCAGCAGCATATCGTACCGGTAGTTCATCAGGCCTTAAAAGAGGCTGGAGTGACCAAGGAACAACTGAGCGCAGTAGCCGTTACTCAAGGCCCGGGACTCATGGGCTCTTTATTGGTAGGCACCTCCTTTGCCAAGTCCTTAGCCATGGGCTTGAATATTCCCTTACTACCCGTTCACCACATGCAGGCTCACATTCTGGCACACTTTATTGATGAGGCTGGGTACAAACAGCCCGAATTTCCTTTTATTGCAGCAACCATATCCGGAGGGCACACTCAAATAGTCTTGGTCAAGGATTATTTTGATATGGAAATTCTCGGGCAAACGCTTGACGATGCCATTGGAGAGGCCTTTGACAAAAGTGCAAAACTCTTAGGACTCCCCTATCCGGGAGGGCCGTTGATCGACCGACTTGCCCAAGTAGGAAATCCTCATGCCTTTGAGTTTCCAATTCCCAAGGTAGACGGCTTGGATTTTAGCTTTAGCGGTCTTAAGACCTCTATTCTCTATTTTGTCCAGAAACAGACCGCTAAAAACACCGATTTTATCGAGCAGCATAAAGTAGACATTTGCGCCTCCATCCAGTATACCATCATTAAGATTTTAATGCAGAAACTGGAGGCTGCGGTGCAACAAACCGGTGTGAATCGAGTCGCCATTGGTGGTGGAGTCTCTGCCAATAGTGGAATTCGGGGTGCACTCAAACAAGCTGAAGAGGAGCGCGGTTGGACCACTTACGTCCCCAAATTTGAATACACCACTGATAATGCGGCAATGATCGGAATTGTAGGGCATCTGCAGTTCGTTCATCAGCAGTTTGATCGCGATTTTAGAACAGTAGCTGGCCTGACCGCTGCAAGTAGAATGCCCTTTTAACCATGCAATTATTTTACCACCCCGAAGCTCATCAACAAGCAAAGCGACTGACCTTCTCAAAAGAGGAGAGCCGGCATATCGTAAAGGTGCTTCGCAAAACAGTGGGAGATACTTTAAGGATCACCAATGGAAAAGGTCAGTTTTTTAGTGTGGAGATTACCGAAGCCTCACAAAAGCACTGTCAAACCAGGGTGCTGGAGGTCGAATCGCAAGATCCGCTCCCCTACGAACTGCATTTGGCCGTAGCGCCTACCAAACTCAATGATCGTTTTGAGTGGTTTTTGGAAAAAGCCACTGAAATTGGCGTCCATCGAGTCACCCCACTCCTTTGCGATCACAGCGAACGTACGGTGATCAAAGCCGCTC includes:
- a CDS encoding putative LPS assembly protein LptD; this encodes MPFFSFLFLRSNNRRNFGTLIEATSFTKIALIDLQTNFKKSLLTVLVAWCSVVGLFAQDLPNNNATPVPVQDTLPNITSEIQPELIESVQDTVRLDSVKVANEPLSDIVDYEAEDYTSYNRKEQKTRLYNKAQVTYQDLKINAGQIIIDNATNTVFAKGIDSAGVYTQAPVFEQGLNVVKPDSIIFNFKTERALVYGSRTQQNDFYIKNRISKRVNDSVVFMRDVKFTTSENVDDPEYYFYARRVKFVPGKKIVTGFVNMYIADVPTPLGLPFAYFPMEKETSVSGFIPPSPGESAERGYFLQNGGYYFALGPYLDLTAVGSYYTNGSYDLRGDVNYKKRYRFNGNLSVQYQRLLAGERGLEGFSESQVYNLRWSHSQDTKSSPNSRFSASVNLGSSDFYQESLNQVNTGNFLNNSFQSSISYSKTFRGYPQVNLSLTATHSQNTRTQQINMTLPTAVVNVERVFPFAPKAGTKKGALQNINVNYQFRGDNRFTTTDSLFFTPQMFRDAELGMQHTIPISTNFKILKYFSATVSANYQESWVFKTIDQSYNPEAPNGVQRDTIRGFDAFRTYNLSASLGTTIYGRVDFGSDKKIQTIRHVMRPSISYGYTPAFDQFYDTYLRPDPNDPLATDLTFEEEFTRFQGGFFSPPGNQVSNSLGFQLSNVIEAKVRDKDSTKLEPRKITLLNNFTISSRYNFAADSLKLSPISVRGNIPVIQNKLDVNFSAGLDLYALNSANRRIDRLNINNGGSLFRLTNAAANFGYSFSSKDFEGKGKNDDPTENETFRNGGRQDDLFGTGLDITGQNLFTDDKEEDREPLRPDLYNFKIPWNIRLSYNVNYGNTRREDEITSHSIMFSGNVELGPRWTVGFSSGYDLVNPGFTFTQLRFARDLESWNMNFTWVPFSQRASWNFFIGISSSALSDIKYDKRRAPDERL
- a CDS encoding Rid family detoxifying hydrolase produces the protein MKKIITSPDAPAPIGPYNQAVLSGNTLYCSGQVAFDPKTMELVQDSIAKETQQVMKNLKAVLAAADMDFEHVVKTSIFLSSMEDFTEVNKVYATYFNEKTAPARETVEVANLPKYVNVEISMIAVKD
- a CDS encoding N-acetylglucosamine kinase → MQLIVDSGSTKTDWIALNDDGEEVFQTQTLGLNPQVLTREILHERMINNYELYKHRHEATHVHFYGAGCGTVKPRELLHELFEEFFDKALQINIKEDTYAALYATTEKGSPAIVSILGTGSNCSFFDGEQIEQKVTSLGYILMDDASGNYFGRQLLRDFHFNKIPKDIAYEFAKNYDLTAESIKNHLYKKPNPNTYLAQFAKFLITHKEYEYCQGLIEKGLRLFIENQILQFDQAKVVPVHFVGSIAFYLQDELRKIMATYDLEVGKILKRPIDGLVAYHKNFLMA
- the gap gene encoding type I glyceraldehyde-3-phosphate dehydrogenase, with protein sequence MGNLKLGINGFGRIGRIVFRATVKRDNVDVVAINDLLDVEHLAYLLKYDSVHGRFDGTVEVKDGHLVVDGKTIRITAERDPRNLKWDEAGADVVAECTGIFTTLESADYHIQAGAKKVVISAPSKDAPMFVMGVNDDKLTADHKIVSNASCTTNCLAPLAKVVNDNWGIDEGLMTTIHATTATQLTVDGPSKKDYRGGRSALVNIIPASTGAAKAVGKVMPSVDGKLTGMAFRVPTADVSVVDLTVRTEKETSLEEIKKAFQEAANGSMKGILGYTDEKVVSQDFVSDPRTSVFDADASIELNSKFFKLVSWYDNEFGYSNKLVDLAEKVNSL
- the pfkA gene encoding 6-phosphofructokinase — translated: MDSKIKRIGVLTSGGDSPGMNAAIRSVVRTCAYHKLECYGIYRGYEGLIEGDFEPKDARSVRAIINRGGTILKSARSEEFRTKEGRKKAYDKLIEAGIDALVLIGGDGTFTGGLIFNNEYNFPVIGIPGTIDNDINGTDRTLGYDTALNTAIEAIDKIRDTASSHNRLFFVEVMGRDVGHIALNAGVGAGAEEILIPEEDMGLDRLVESLNRSKKSGKTSSIVVVAEGDKIGKSVFELKDYVDEHMGEYDVRVSVLGHMQRGGSPTCYDRVLASRMGVKAVESLMEGQSNYMVGTQHDKMVLYPLAKAIKGQSKINKELIRVSEIMST
- a CDS encoding translocation/assembly module TamB, whose protein sequence is MRRTLLFLVVFFIILFVVLSIPAVQTSIAKKVTQRINEDFGVSINIDRIGLRYDGDLDIKGVYIEDHHQDTLIYAGQVSASLLSVRSLIQGDLNLGDVGINKARFFIKRYQEEPHDNLYVFTQAFDSGTPSTKPFELTATEISLANSRFRYTDENLDNPEVVDFRNLDATVSDFSLLDEVITTQIDNLAFEAKRGYYIRSLEGDFYYDSKEISLEEMILKTDGSLIEGGVTLNTEDNAFEDFNNRVVFDFAFAKAELDLADLNLLYAEFGNQGTLSFTGDLNGTLNDFVVSNLDLNAFNSSRIQGEFKFENILGETGDFLIIADHSQLQTRYIDLARLLPNLLGKSLPEELARLGAVNMTGATTLTARNLSTFSRISTSIGNGDLDLELTNFSEVDRATYLGQIILDDFDLGKLANDPKLGKATLDVEVNGRGFTQEQVNTEIQGAISSLTYNNYTYKNITLSGSLAAPKFNGDLVIDDENVRLDFKGLVDASSAVNTYDFTAEVDYLDLAALNFIDDSLAVLKGTVLMDLRGTDLDDAVGVVEFIEASFTNKNDDYYFKDFKVTSSFSNEIRTITINSPDIVSGEVVGNFKVGDIYPLFRNAIGSLYTNYEPTKLTTDQFMEFDFQIYNKIVEVFVPEIQFEPNTFIRGSVVSDDSEFKLTFRSPEIDAFGILAQKIDVRVDNKNPLFNTYIAADSVNTGFYALSDFNLINVTLRDTLFMRSEFTGGKDNDDQFELSLYHTINEDNNSVLGFKRSTIEFKEKEWVLNANNNAKNKLIFDNNFNDIAIEDIVFRYRNQQIALKGQVRDSTYKNLSAQFDNVALGNITPDIDSLRFNGRVNGQLDLLQQDGAYYPNSEVTISNLRVNDVEMGDLDLKIKGNESLTNYTVDTQLINGDVRALSAKGNINVDQQNPSINLDLRMKDLKLAAFSPLGGDVLSNLRGFASGRATVSGNYKNPDFKGSMVLTEAGLGIPYLDTDYRFKGVARITLDEQKFIFNRSTLVDTKYNTEGQFQGVISHNGFSDWRLDLDIATTRLLVLDTEKEEDALYYGTAFISGEADIYGPVDELTIDVVAETETGTVFKIPLDDTETIGDSSVIRFLSPEEKEARLAGEDFVPEENKALSLNFDLDVDQDALIEIDIDGSRLTGRGVGLLNIAINTNGKFDMFGEYVVYDGTFNFRYGGIVQKDFEVVPLGSIAWNGDPARALLDLSAVYAARANPSILLENREINREIPVNVIINLDGELIQPDITFDFEFPGTSSLVSSELDYRLNDRATREIQAISLVSQGRFFSESQVNTQAAIAGNLLESASGIFNDLFSDEDGKFDIGLDIVQGDNSPNLQTTGRVGFTLSTQISNRVLINGKVGVPTGGVSESAVVGDVEVDFLLNEDGSLRAKVFNRQTDVQFFGEPDGYTQGVAISYSVDFNNFKELVRKIFQGKAEEVEAELRNGQFVIPDSAPPPSDRDFN
- the tsaD gene encoding tRNA (adenosine(37)-N6)-threonylcarbamoyltransferase complex transferase subunit TsaD, whose protein sequence is MAQKNVYILAIESSCDDTAAAVLVNGKTRSNIVANQKIHEQYGGVVPELASRAHQQHIVPVVHQALKEAGVTKEQLSAVAVTQGPGLMGSLLVGTSFAKSLAMGLNIPLLPVHHMQAHILAHFIDEAGYKQPEFPFIAATISGGHTQIVLVKDYFDMEILGQTLDDAIGEAFDKSAKLLGLPYPGGPLIDRLAQVGNPHAFEFPIPKVDGLDFSFSGLKTSILYFVQKQTAKNTDFIEQHKVDICASIQYTIIKILMQKLEAAVQQTGVNRVAIGGGVSANSGIRGALKQAEEERGWTTYVPKFEYTTDNAAMIGIVGHLQFVHQQFDRDFRTVAGLTAASRMPF